A DNA window from Actinokineospora baliensis contains the following coding sequences:
- a CDS encoding Imm32 family immunity protein, with amino-acid sequence MGLKQGGGVRIRGAVREPFLDIAGTRAELEDFGRHLSADGDGLDLDVDYDPAPYDHVVARVELTVTSGPALVSVSPDHRVVHFTGGRAALDDVASAFVDFPADVPVGYTVHVEYYPDHYFLHPDAVPIVIQLS; translated from the coding sequence GTGGGACTAAAACAAGGCGGCGGCGTCCGGATCCGGGGAGCCGTTCGTGAACCGTTCCTCGACATCGCGGGCACCCGGGCTGAACTGGAGGACTTCGGCCGCCACCTGAGCGCTGACGGTGACGGCCTGGACCTGGACGTGGACTACGACCCGGCTCCGTACGACCACGTGGTCGCCCGGGTCGAGCTCACGGTCACCTCGGGTCCGGCGCTGGTGTCGGTGTCCCCGGACCACAGGGTCGTCCACTTCACCGGTGGCCGCGCCGCCCTCGACGATGTCGCCTCCGCGTTCGTGGACTTCCCCGCCGATGTGCCCGTCGGCTACACCGTCCACGTCGAGTACTACCCGGACCACTACTTCCTGCACCCGGATGCGGTCCCGATCGTGATCCAGCTCAGCTGA
- a CDS encoding RHS repeat-associated core domain-containing protein: MGKPRQTQVDDLSNPAGVSNRVVAELFYDTHGWVVASHNHYVTTGVPGTTLVTVPDASVDDRSTTTFDGTGRAVQSVSYQGLTAKATLSTVYGGDRVTTLPPTGGVAKTTVVDAKGRTTEVREYSAAPSVAGNVVTGGTYRASTYEYNSVDQLTRNADAAGNDWEYQYDFLGRQTGLTDPDAGQTTRAYDLLGQLTSVTDGRGQVLSYDYDVIGRRTAEYSGVGVGRTALATWTFDTAVNGAGKLASTKRITANGDYQVGVSQYNSQGLPTNNVVSVPASETGLNGFHTTTFSYTTTGQLSGAALPSKGGLPGEAMTYAINRYGLPSETRSNVWDYVSGTSRNAAGEAVQYQLSSLGNAGTLDFERDARTHAVTKTVLSVQAATPLVDELQYTFDPAGNLTKIVNARPGGNRTQCFGYDTLNRLNNAWTATDGCTGAPSTTPGSTNVGGPTPYWTSWTHNTIGLRTGETKHGIGQADTTTSYTYPASGPTAVRPHSLTSTATTGPGGSTGNTYAYDNSGNTTTRDINGAVHTLTWNQNNRLAKVQSPTGDTTYVHDADGNQLIRREPGKVILYLPGQEWARDTTTGTITGTRYYSHNGTVVARRVGSGNPEYLQSDDHGTAQVSVSAVGFAVTRREFDPYGNPLGTGVGTWADNHGFLDKPTNPATSLTDVGARQYDAATGRFISVDPLLGLDDPRTWTGYVYAAANPTTFFDPSGLYQECGPECFYEGPGWDTDPVKYQKINDERRDRANGSKRKYPNGTVVIKSNHGNYINDRKIPSGGPDLFELGQQFDDRSVAFGKKYEASAYLYWDGTWTERDVNELLVEICGMQEEWCTSGFLIDALAPRRAELPAGGNDRGWSVKPGSGGKHKTKFDLDDYTSDQLTQAPASCNSFIAGTLVLLADGSTKPIEEVRVGDVVANSAPGGGVEAHPVTDLHITDKDTTYVTLTVAHGGGVGRVVVTDHHLFFDTERRVWTRADELALGTRLRTPDGTAVVADARVHTMTTRTYDLTVETVHTYYVLAGPAAVLVHNCRTITMEEALDLAAEHVGDNPRIVRSGSGAVQFMKTFSDDKGRTITRIARFDVNPNSDHVQETGPHLNLQIQINGKAPKNGYKDPHYPISKSSIREGDWWD, from the coding sequence ATGGGCAAGCCGAGGCAGACCCAGGTCGACGACCTCAGCAACCCGGCGGGCGTCAGCAACCGCGTTGTCGCCGAACTGTTCTACGACACCCACGGCTGGGTCGTCGCTTCGCACAACCACTACGTCACCACCGGTGTTCCCGGTACGACCCTGGTCACCGTCCCCGACGCCTCGGTGGACGACCGGTCCACCACCACGTTCGACGGCACGGGGCGCGCGGTGCAAAGCGTGTCCTACCAAGGCCTCACCGCCAAGGCGACCTTGTCCACGGTCTACGGCGGCGACCGCGTGACCACCTTGCCGCCCACAGGAGGGGTCGCCAAGACCACGGTCGTTGACGCCAAGGGGCGCACAACGGAGGTCCGCGAGTACAGCGCGGCCCCCTCCGTCGCGGGCAACGTCGTCACCGGTGGCACTTACCGCGCCAGTACCTACGAGTACAACTCGGTGGACCAGTTGACCCGCAACGCCGACGCCGCGGGCAACGACTGGGAGTACCAGTACGACTTCCTCGGCAGGCAAACCGGTCTGACCGACCCGGACGCGGGCCAGACCACCAGGGCCTACGACCTGCTCGGCCAGCTGACCTCGGTCACCGACGGCCGCGGTCAGGTGCTCAGCTACGACTACGACGTGATCGGCCGCCGCACCGCCGAGTACAGCGGCGTCGGCGTCGGGCGGACCGCGCTGGCCACCTGGACCTTCGACACGGCGGTCAACGGCGCGGGCAAACTCGCCTCCACCAAGCGGATCACCGCCAACGGCGACTACCAGGTGGGCGTCAGCCAGTACAACTCGCAGGGCCTGCCGACCAACAACGTGGTCTCGGTGCCCGCGTCCGAGACCGGGCTCAACGGCTTCCACACCACGACGTTCTCCTACACCACGACCGGCCAACTCTCCGGTGCCGCGTTGCCGTCCAAGGGCGGGTTGCCCGGTGAGGCGATGACCTACGCCATCAACCGGTACGGGTTGCCGTCGGAAACCCGCAGCAACGTGTGGGACTACGTGTCCGGCACGAGCCGCAACGCCGCGGGCGAGGCGGTGCAGTACCAGCTCAGCTCACTGGGCAACGCGGGCACGCTCGACTTCGAGCGCGACGCCCGCACGCACGCGGTGACCAAGACCGTGTTGTCGGTCCAGGCGGCCACCCCGCTGGTCGACGAGCTCCAGTACACCTTCGACCCGGCAGGCAACCTCACCAAGATCGTCAACGCCCGGCCGGGCGGCAACCGCACCCAGTGCTTCGGTTACGACACGCTCAATCGGCTCAACAACGCCTGGACCGCCACAGATGGCTGTACGGGAGCGCCGAGCACCACCCCCGGGTCGACGAACGTCGGTGGCCCCACCCCGTACTGGACGTCGTGGACGCACAACACCATCGGGTTGCGCACCGGCGAGACCAAGCACGGCATCGGTCAGGCCGACACCACCACGTCCTACACCTACCCGGCCTCCGGCCCCACCGCGGTCCGCCCGCACTCGCTGACCTCCACGGCCACGACCGGGCCCGGCGGCTCGACCGGCAACACCTACGCCTACGACAACAGCGGCAACACCACCACCCGCGACATCAACGGCGCCGTCCACACCCTGACCTGGAACCAGAACAACCGCCTCGCCAAGGTCCAGTCGCCCACCGGTGACACGACCTACGTCCACGACGCGGACGGCAACCAGCTCATCCGCCGCGAACCGGGCAAGGTGATCCTCTACCTGCCCGGCCAGGAATGGGCCCGCGACACCACGACCGGCACGATCACCGGAACCCGCTACTACAGCCACAACGGCACCGTCGTCGCGCGCCGGGTCGGCTCGGGCAACCCCGAGTACCTGCAGTCCGACGACCACGGCACCGCCCAGGTGTCGGTCTCGGCCGTCGGGTTCGCCGTGACCAGGCGCGAGTTCGACCCGTACGGCAACCCGCTGGGCACCGGCGTCGGCACGTGGGCCGACAACCACGGCTTCCTCGACAAACCGACCAACCCGGCGACCTCGCTGACCGATGTCGGGGCCCGCCAGTACGACGCCGCGACCGGCCGCTTCATCAGCGTCGACCCGCTGCTCGGCCTGGACGACCCGCGCACGTGGACCGGGTACGTCTACGCCGCGGCCAACCCCACCACGTTCTTCGACCCCAGCGGCCTGTACCAGGAGTGCGGTCCGGAGTGCTTCTACGAGGGGCCCGGCTGGGACACCGACCCGGTCAAGTACCAGAAGATCAACGACGAACGGCGCGACCGGGCCAACGGCTCGAAGCGCAAGTACCCCAACGGGACCGTCGTCATCAAGTCCAACCACGGCAACTACATCAACGACCGCAAGATCCCCAGCGGTGGTCCGGACCTGTTCGAGCTCGGCCAGCAGTTCGACGACCGGAGCGTGGCGTTCGGGAAGAAGTACGAAGCAAGCGCCTACCTCTACTGGGATGGCACCTGGACTGAACGCGACGTCAACGAACTGCTCGTCGAGATCTGCGGCATGCAAGAGGAGTGGTGCACCAGCGGCTTCCTCATCGATGCGCTGGCACCGCGGCGCGCCGAACTACCCGCGGGCGGCAACGACCGGGGCTGGAGCGTCAAGCCGGGCTCCGGTGGCAAGCACAAGACCAAGTTCGACCTCGACGACTACACCTCCGACCAGCTCACCCAAGCCCCCGCCTCCTGCAACAGCTTCATCGCGGGCACGCTGGTCCTGTTGGCCGACGGCAGCACCAAGCCGATCGAGGAGGTGCGCGTCGGCGACGTCGTCGCCAACTCCGCGCCCGGCGGTGGGGTAGAGGCGCACCCGGTCACTGACCTGCACATCACCGACAAGGACACCACCTACGTCACGCTGACCGTCGCTCACGGCGGCGGGGTGGGCCGGGTGGTGGTCACCGACCACCACCTGTTCTTCGACACCGAACGCCGGGTGTGGACCAGGGCCGACGAACTGGCACTCGGCACCCGGTTGCGCACCCCGGACGGCACCGCCGTCGTCGCCGACGCACGCGTGCACACCATGACCACGCGCACCTACGACCTCACGGTCGAGACGGTGCACACGTACTACGTGCTCGCTGGCCCCGCCGCTGTCCTGGTGCACAACTGCAGGACCATCACCATGGAGGAAGCCCTCGACCTGGCCGCCGAACACGTCGGCGACAACCCGCGTATCGTGCGCAGCGGCAGCGGGGCTGTCCAGTTCATGAAAACCTTCAGCGACGACAAGGGCCGGACGATCACCCGTATCGCCCGCTTCGACGTCAACCCGAACAGCGACCACGTGCAGGAGACGGGACCGCACCTCAACCTGCAGATCCAGATCAACGGCAAGGCTCCGAAGAACGGGTACAAAGACCCGCACTACCCGATCTCCAAGTCGTCGATCCGAGAGGGGGACTGGTGGGACTAA
- a CDS encoding DUF1684 domain-containing protein, whose protein sequence is MGDVGFRALWQDWKDERERTLADPHGWLALVSLDWLTEEPTAYHGLPGLWWQDSEAAYVDAAAGGVSRDGEPVVGVERFELVNSGAGARVRVGDVEVEVARRGGYLVRVHDPAAEAVRGFRGVPSYEPDPAWVLRGVFEPFDEPRPTTVGAVVAGLSHVYTAPGVVRFAHGGAEHTLTAFNGKAGGFSILFTDATSGVTTYAANRSLAVADPDGDGGVVLDFNRAVNLPCAFTAYATCPLPPEGNRLPFAVAAGEKIPH, encoded by the coding sequence ATGGGTGACGTGGGGTTCAGGGCGTTGTGGCAGGACTGGAAGGACGAGCGGGAGCGGACCCTGGCTGATCCGCACGGGTGGTTGGCGTTGGTCTCGCTCGACTGGTTGACCGAGGAGCCGACCGCCTACCACGGGTTGCCGGGGTTGTGGTGGCAGGACTCGGAGGCGGCCTATGTCGATGCGGCCGCTGGTGGGGTGAGCCGGGACGGGGAGCCGGTCGTGGGGGTGGAGCGGTTCGAGTTGGTCAACAGCGGTGCCGGGGCTCGGGTTCGGGTCGGGGACGTCGAGGTGGAGGTCGCTCGGCGGGGTGGGTACCTCGTGCGGGTGCACGACCCGGCGGCTGAGGCGGTGCGCGGGTTCCGCGGCGTGCCCAGCTACGAGCCGGATCCGGCGTGGGTGTTGCGCGGGGTGTTCGAGCCGTTCGACGAGCCTCGGCCGACGACGGTGGGGGCTGTTGTGGCGGGGTTGAGCCACGTCTACACCGCGCCCGGCGTGGTGCGGTTCGCCCACGGCGGCGCGGAGCACACGTTGACGGCGTTCAACGGGAAGGCGGGCGGCTTCAGCATCCTGTTCACCGACGCGACCAGCGGTGTGACCACGTACGCGGCGAACCGGTCGCTGGCGGTGGCCGACCCGGACGGGGACGGCGGGGTCGTGCTCGACTTCAACCGGGCGGTGAACCTGCCGTGCGCGTTCACGGCGTACGCGACGTGCCCGCTGCCGCCGGAGGGCAACCGGCTGCCCTTCGCGGTGGCGGCGGGCGAGAAGATCCCCCACTGA
- a CDS encoding S8 family serine peptidase: protein MPASRPRTGVVAAAVLAAAAIATGPVTEARAQAAPAQDQPAQSSRGEITLITGDHVVFAGGQASIRPARGRERVTFLRRVDQRGDLSVYPDDVLPDLAAGRLDRRLFNVSALVRDGFGDQASKATPLIVTYDGAAPRLAAAADVRALTSVNGASFTVAKGTPFLGGGTRAAGLARVWLDGRVTASLDRSVPQIGAPEAWKAGLTGKGVTVAVLDTGIDATHPDLAGAVTQARNFSDSPDTDDRVGHGTHVAATITGSGRYQGVAPDSALLVGKVLGDHGGGSESDVIAGMEWAATSGADVVNLSLGTSSPSTGDDPASLAVNRLTAETGTLFVVAAGNTGRQVGSPAAADAALTVGAVDRADALAPFSSRGPRAGDGAIKPDITAPGVAIVAAKAAHGEIGDPVGDRHVSLSGTSMATPHVAGAAALLVGQHPDWRPERLKAALVGSAKPNPALTPFEQGGGRVDVARVIAQEVTADSASLSLGVARWPHHDDAVITRTLTYRNSGTSPVTLDLTADVRGPATPPAGFLTFSPSRVQVPAGGQASVTVTADTTFSGPDGRYSGAITATGGSTVVRTPFGVDKEEESYDLTVEFKDLPGNASRRFVFLVDLDRSESTVDLDSPAKKVFRLRKGNYFFEGSTFGDADVFSWEPRVAVTKDATLVVDGTKAVRPAVSIAHKDAKVAGVELDLRVAIKDGHAGAGISAPDFEPILLVPSKTSAPRGVATFSLRARLAKPDETGAFTTSPYFYAVGFEHDGAVPAKLNRHFADKDLVVVRTEAAAGSPGAVGWFDDLVSRPLPAKFDRHYSPGLEWFDVFSEGATQFEYDSFMFTEKPVVYEKGKPAVQRWNNAVFGPALPTSDFLGAVRLGDELEVSVPLYGDQDPNHTGLSDTATASTELYRDAELVAKFDRSGSLFAVVPPGKQTYRLRASDTRQAPFTLSTAVTAEWTFASERTPDDKYTHVRLPVVRFAPPLDGENKAKAGSLFVLPLYGQRSGGDSAGISTPVLRVSYDDGATWRTTPVIANGGKWFALLHHPAGAKFVSLKASAKAADGATVEQTVIRAYGLK from the coding sequence ATGCCAGCAAGTCGACCCCGGACCGGGGTCGTCGCCGCCGCGGTGCTCGCCGCCGCGGCCATCGCGACCGGGCCGGTCACCGAAGCCAGGGCCCAGGCCGCACCAGCCCAGGACCAGCCCGCGCAGAGCAGCCGCGGCGAGATCACCCTGATCACCGGTGACCACGTGGTGTTCGCGGGCGGGCAGGCGTCGATCCGCCCGGCCCGCGGCCGGGAACGGGTCACCTTCCTGCGCCGCGTCGACCAGCGCGGCGACCTCAGCGTCTACCCCGACGACGTGCTGCCCGACCTCGCCGCGGGCAGGCTGGACCGGCGCCTGTTCAACGTTTCCGCGCTCGTCCGCGACGGATTCGGCGACCAGGCGTCCAAGGCCACGCCGCTGATCGTCACCTACGACGGCGCGGCCCCGCGGCTCGCGGCGGCCGCCGACGTGCGCGCGCTGACCAGCGTCAACGGCGCCTCCTTCACCGTCGCCAAGGGCACCCCGTTCCTCGGCGGTGGCACCCGCGCGGCCGGACTCGCCCGGGTCTGGCTCGACGGCCGGGTCACCGCGTCGCTGGACCGCAGCGTGCCGCAGATCGGCGCGCCGGAGGCGTGGAAAGCCGGGCTGACCGGCAAGGGCGTCACCGTCGCCGTGCTCGACACCGGCATCGACGCGACCCACCCGGACCTGGCTGGCGCCGTCACGCAGGCGCGCAACTTCAGCGACTCGCCCGACACCGACGACCGCGTCGGGCACGGCACCCACGTCGCGGCCACCATCACCGGGTCCGGTCGCTACCAGGGCGTCGCCCCCGACAGCGCGCTGCTGGTAGGAAAGGTCCTCGGCGACCACGGCGGCGGCTCCGAGTCCGATGTCATCGCGGGCATGGAGTGGGCGGCCACCTCCGGCGCCGACGTGGTGAACCTGAGCCTGGGCACCTCTTCGCCGTCAACGGGCGACGACCCGGCTTCGCTCGCGGTCAACCGGCTCACCGCCGAGACGGGCACGCTGTTCGTGGTCGCCGCGGGCAACACCGGACGCCAGGTCGGCTCGCCCGCCGCGGCCGACGCCGCGTTGACCGTCGGTGCCGTCGACCGCGCCGACGCCCTCGCGCCGTTCTCCTCCCGGGGACCGCGCGCCGGGGACGGCGCGATCAAGCCCGACATCACCGCGCCCGGCGTCGCCATCGTCGCCGCGAAAGCCGCGCACGGCGAGATCGGTGACCCGGTGGGGGACCGGCACGTGTCGCTGTCGGGTACCTCGATGGCCACCCCGCACGTGGCGGGCGCCGCGGCGCTGCTGGTCGGGCAGCACCCGGATTGGCGGCCGGAGCGCCTCAAGGCGGCCCTGGTCGGCAGCGCCAAGCCCAACCCGGCGCTCACCCCGTTCGAACAGGGCGGCGGCCGGGTCGACGTCGCCAGGGTGATCGCGCAGGAGGTGACCGCGGACTCGGCGTCGCTGAGCCTGGGCGTCGCCAGGTGGCCGCACCACGACGACGCCGTCATCACCCGCACGCTCACCTACCGCAACTCGGGCACCTCACCGGTGACCCTCGACCTGACCGCGGACGTCCGCGGTCCGGCCACGCCGCCCGCCGGGTTCCTCACCTTCTCGCCCTCGCGGGTGCAGGTGCCCGCCGGTGGGCAGGCGAGTGTCACCGTCACGGCCGACACCACGTTCTCCGGACCCGACGGCAGGTACTCCGGGGCGATCACCGCGACGGGTGGGTCCACTGTGGTCCGCACGCCCTTCGGTGTGGACAAGGAAGAGGAGAGCTACGACCTCACCGTCGAGTTCAAGGACCTGCCGGGCAACGCCAGCAGGCGCTTCGTCTTCCTCGTCGACCTCGACCGCTCGGAGTCCACTGTAGACCTCGACAGCCCGGCCAAGAAGGTCTTCCGGCTGCGCAAGGGCAACTACTTCTTCGAGGGGTCCACCTTCGGTGACGCCGACGTCTTCTCCTGGGAACCCAGGGTCGCCGTCACCAAGGACGCGACGCTGGTGGTGGACGGGACCAAGGCCGTCCGGCCCGCGGTGTCGATCGCCCACAAGGACGCGAAGGTCGCCGGGGTCGAGCTCGACCTCCGAGTGGCCATAAAGGACGGTCACGCGGGTGCGGGCATCAGTGCCCCGGACTTCGAGCCGATTCTCCTCGTGCCGTCGAAGACGAGCGCGCCGCGGGGCGTCGCGACGTTCAGCCTGCGCGCCAGGCTCGCGAAGCCGGATGAGACCGGCGCGTTCACCACCAGCCCGTACTTCTACGCGGTTGGCTTCGAACACGACGGGGCGGTACCCGCCAAGCTCAACCGCCACTTCGCAGACAAGGACCTGGTCGTGGTGCGCACCGAAGCCGCCGCGGGGAGTCCCGGTGCCGTCGGGTGGTTCGACGACCTGGTCTCACGGCCGCTGCCCGCGAAGTTCGACCGGCACTACAGCCCCGGGCTGGAGTGGTTCGACGTCTTCAGCGAAGGTGCCACGCAGTTCGAGTACGACAGCTTCATGTTCACCGAGAAGCCGGTCGTGTACGAGAAGGGCAAGCCCGCCGTCCAGCGGTGGAACAACGCGGTCTTCGGCCCGGCCCTGCCCACCTCCGACTTCCTCGGCGCCGTTCGCCTCGGTGACGAGCTCGAGGTCAGCGTCCCGCTCTACGGCGACCAGGACCCCAACCACACGGGCCTGTCCGACACCGCGACGGCGAGCACCGAGCTGTACCGGGACGCGGAGTTGGTGGCGAAGTTCGACCGCAGCGGCAGCCTGTTCGCCGTTGTCCCGCCGGGGAAGCAGACCTACCGGCTGCGCGCGAGCGACACCCGGCAAGCGCCGTTCACGCTGAGCACCGCGGTCACCGCTGAGTGGACCTTCGCCTCCGAGCGCACGCCGGACGACAAGTACACCCACGTCCGGCTACCGGTGGTCCGGTTCGCGCCGCCGCTGGACGGGGAGAACAAGGCCAAGGCCGGGAGCCTGTTCGTCCTGCCGCTCTACGGCCAGCGCTCGGGCGGTGACAGCGCGGGCATCTCGACCCCCGTGCTGCGGGTCTCCTACGACGACGGGGCCACTTGGCGCACGACACCCGTCATCGCCAACGGTGGCAAGTGGTTCGCCCTGCTCCACCACCCGGCCGGGGCGAAGTTCGTGTCCCTCAAGGCATCCGCCAAGGCCGCGGACGGCGCGACGGTCGAGCAGACCGTCATCCGCGCCTACGGCCTCAAGTAG
- a CDS encoding LLM class oxidoreductase — MTYTFGDRPGWNTMFRQGELTLGLMYPLESYAGAVPRLEVAEQLEQSVLADQRGFAALWARDVPLLDLSFGDGGQLFDTWVWLATIAARTSRIALATGSTVLPLRNPIDVAKAAASLDQLSGGRLVIGAATGDRGVEFPAYGLNRDHSGALFRSSVEVIRRLWAEDFPDVDSVYGTLRGTDLLPKPVGRRVPMLITGNSRQEISWIAEHGDGWLMYPRPLVQQRMITTSWQQATPRWKPFAQSLYIDLESDAAAGPKPIHLGFRSGWRHLLDHLGQLRDIGVNHVALNLKYGHRPAPEVLQEIAENVLPHFPTVYPEPAEVH, encoded by the coding sequence ATGACGTACACGTTCGGCGACCGACCCGGCTGGAACACCATGTTCCGCCAGGGGGAGCTGACGCTGGGGCTGATGTACCCGCTGGAGTCCTACGCGGGCGCCGTGCCCAGGCTGGAGGTCGCCGAGCAGCTCGAGCAGTCGGTGCTCGCCGACCAGCGCGGGTTCGCCGCGCTCTGGGCGCGCGACGTCCCCCTGCTCGACCTGTCCTTCGGCGACGGCGGCCAGCTGTTCGACACCTGGGTGTGGCTGGCCACCATCGCCGCCCGCACCTCCCGCATCGCGCTGGCCACCGGCTCCACGGTGCTGCCGCTGCGCAACCCGATCGACGTCGCCAAGGCGGCGGCCTCGCTCGACCAGCTCAGCGGCGGCAGGCTGGTCATCGGCGCGGCCACCGGCGACCGCGGCGTGGAGTTCCCCGCCTACGGGCTCAACCGCGACCACAGCGGCGCCCTGTTCCGCTCGTCGGTCGAGGTCATCCGCAGGCTGTGGGCCGAGGACTTCCCCGACGTCGACTCGGTCTACGGCACCCTGCGCGGCACCGACCTGCTGCCCAAGCCGGTCGGGCGGCGGGTGCCGATGCTGATCACCGGCAACAGCCGCCAGGAGATCAGCTGGATCGCCGAACACGGCGACGGCTGGCTGATGTACCCGCGACCGCTGGTCCAGCAGCGCATGATCACCACGTCCTGGCAGCAGGCCACCCCGAGGTGGAAGCCGTTCGCCCAATCGCTCTACATCGACCTGGAGTCCGACGCGGCCGCCGGGCCCAAGCCGATCCACCTCGGCTTCAGGTCCGGCTGGCGGCACCTGCTCGACCACTTGGGGCAATTGCGCGACATCGGCGTCAACCACGTGGCACTGAACCTGAAGTACGGCCACCGGCCAGCGCCGGAGGTGCTGCAGGAGATCGCGGAGAACGTGTTGCCGCACTTCCCGACGGTTTACCCGGAGCCAGCCGAGGTGCACTGA
- a CDS encoding TetR/AcrR family transcriptional regulator, with product MGRPRKFDPEQAVAQAAEAFRAGGYGETSPQDLADSIGIGKGSLYNTFGSKHELFLRSLEHYADVSLHDLRAVLDTDEPIRDRIRALLTGFVDADLADPDRCGCLVVNSAVEIGPHDEDAARVLGRSFDSSQAVLHAAFIAAQQAGEIAAEKDPKALACLMQSTMIGLRVLAKARVDRSRFDAAIDAAVMAI from the coding sequence ATGGGGAGACCTCGCAAGTTCGATCCGGAGCAGGCGGTGGCCCAGGCCGCCGAGGCGTTCCGGGCGGGCGGCTACGGCGAGACCTCCCCGCAGGACCTGGCCGACAGCATCGGCATCGGCAAGGGCAGCCTGTACAACACCTTCGGCAGCAAGCACGAGCTGTTCCTGCGCAGCCTGGAGCACTACGCCGACGTGTCGCTGCACGACCTGCGGGCCGTGCTCGACACCGACGAGCCGATCCGCGACCGGATCAGGGCGCTGCTCACCGGGTTCGTCGACGCCGACCTGGCCGACCCGGACCGGTGCGGCTGCCTGGTGGTCAACAGCGCGGTGGAGATCGGCCCGCACGACGAGGACGCCGCCAGGGTGCTGGGCCGCTCGTTCGACTCCAGCCAGGCGGTGCTGCACGCCGCGTTCATCGCCGCCCAGCAGGCGGGCGAGATCGCGGCGGAGAAGGACCCGAAGGCGTTGGCGTGCTTGATGCAGAGCACGATGATCGGGCTGCGGGTGCTGGCCAAGGCCAGGGTGGACCGCTCCCGGTTCGACGCGGCGATCGACGCGGCCGTCATGGCCATCTGA
- a CDS encoding MFS transporter has translation MTASQEATPQETPPPVVDPKAEVTTSTTGTSGEKWTGKLWATLIVLCSAMFLDALDNAMVGIAVPPIQQELGMSTSSVQWVVSAYVLGFGGFLLLGGRMADLVGRRKVFLVAVTIFGLASLIGGLATDGFLVIAARFVMGVAAAFTAPAGLAIILTQFPEGAPRNKAVAIYTACGAFGFSLGLVAGGLLTEIGWRWTFLLPVPIALAILVGGALLVRKDEPATGKRHYDIPGAISVTGAMLLLVFTIVRAPEVGWASAQTLLQFAGVIVLVVAFVLIERSTANPLIRLGFLRNGGLIGAALTAAAILGTYMSFQFIGSLYLQDSRGWSPLEMALAFLPCGILIAIIAPRAGGLLGKFGPKWMMFAGFVAYTLAYVSFLRIDVDSSYAAVLLPTMLLIGVAFPLSFTGSYVQATSGVADSEQGLAAGVLQTGYQVGAALLLAVVTATMAVGTGGAGATNTIESYHNGMYVITAVSALTLLATLVSALRKKRVAA, from the coding sequence ATGACTGCGTCACAGGAAGCGACGCCGCAGGAGACGCCGCCGCCGGTGGTGGACCCGAAGGCCGAGGTCACGACCAGCACCACCGGCACCAGCGGCGAGAAGTGGACCGGCAAGCTCTGGGCCACGCTGATCGTGCTGTGCAGCGCGATGTTCCTCGACGCGCTCGACAACGCCATGGTCGGCATCGCGGTGCCGCCCATCCAGCAGGAACTGGGCATGTCCACCTCCTCGGTGCAGTGGGTGGTCAGCGCCTACGTGCTCGGCTTCGGCGGGTTCCTGCTGCTCGGCGGCCGGATGGCCGACCTGGTCGGGCGGCGCAAGGTGTTCCTGGTCGCGGTCACCATCTTCGGCCTCGCCTCGCTGATCGGCGGCCTGGCCACCGACGGCTTCCTGGTCATCGCGGCCCGGTTCGTCATGGGCGTCGCCGCGGCGTTCACCGCGCCCGCCGGTCTGGCGATCATCCTGACCCAGTTCCCCGAGGGCGCCCCGCGCAACAAGGCCGTCGCCATCTACACCGCTTGCGGCGCGTTCGGCTTCTCCCTCGGCCTGGTCGCCGGTGGTCTGCTCACCGAGATCGGCTGGCGCTGGACCTTCCTGCTGCCGGTGCCGATCGCGCTGGCCATCCTGGTCGGCGGCGCCCTCCTGGTCCGCAAGGACGAGCCCGCCACCGGCAAGCGCCACTACGACATCCCCGGCGCCATCAGCGTGACCGGCGCGATGCTGCTGCTGGTGTTCACCATCGTGCGCGCCCCCGAGGTCGGCTGGGCCTCTGCCCAGACCCTGCTGCAGTTCGCGGGCGTCATCGTGCTGGTCGTGGCGTTCGTGCTGATCGAGCGCAGCACCGCCAACCCGCTGATCCGGCTGGGCTTCCTGCGCAACGGCGGCCTGATCGGCGCGGCGCTGACCGCGGCGGCCATCCTGGGCACCTACATGAGCTTCCAGTTCATCGGCTCGCTGTACCTGCAGGACAGCCGGGGCTGGTCGCCGCTGGAGATGGCGCTGGCCTTCCTGCCCTGCGGCATCCTGATCGCCATCATCGCCCCGCGCGCCGGTGGCCTGCTCGGCAAGTTCGGCCCGAAGTGGATGATGTTCGCCGGCTTCGTCGCCTACACCCTGGCCTACGTCTCCTTCCTGCGCATCGACGTCGACTCCAGCTACGCGGCGGTGCTGCTGCCGACCATGCTGCTGATCGGCGTGGCCTTCCCGCTGTCGTTCACCGGCTCCTACGTGCAGGCCACCAGCGGTGTCGCCGACTCGGAGCAGGGCCTGGCCGCAGGTGTGCTGCAGACCGGTTACCAGGTCGGCGCGGCGTTGCTGCTGGCCGTGGTCACCGCGACCATGGCGGTGGGCACCGGTGGCGCGGGTGCCACCAACACCATCGAGAGCTACCACAACGGCATGTACGTGATCACCGCCGTCTCGGCGCTGACGCTGCTGGCCACCCTGGTGTCGGCGCTGCGCAAGAAGCGCGTCGCCGCCTAG